The Engraulis encrasicolus isolate BLACKSEA-1 chromosome 3, IST_EnEncr_1.0, whole genome shotgun sequence genome segment TCAAGGCTCGACGTTGTTGAAGACGTGTCAAAACATGAAAAGTTTAGAACATGAGTATGGAGCTAAGATGCTAGAGAAGGGTGGTTTGGGTTTCTTGTGATGTTTGATTCCTCCACTATCCCTTGTTTCCTTCATTAATTCCTCCACAGGAGGAGGGACATGAACGGAGGAGACAAGAAAACGAGGATGTGAGGATGGAGGAATTATGTAATGGAGAGTACCAAGTGTATGACAGGTAGTGATGGGAAACTTGGATTCATTATATGTCCAGTTCAGCCAGGCGATTGATAATGAActcttaaagggatatgccactccCAGGTTAAATTGAGTGTCTTCCCGCAGTCCTGGCTTCACTTGGTCATTTCAGTTTgggaattattttcctgtgcatgcAGATAAACACAGCCCAAGTATAGACAGGCCACCGCTGCAAGGCGCAAACACAGCGGAACCTTATTGGGAAACCCTCTGCTTTGGCTGTGTTTTTCCGCATCAGGAAATAGTCCCCAAACTGAAATGACTAAGTCAAGCCCACTGTGTTGATTTGGTCATTTCCACTTAGTGTGAATGTACAGGAGACataaagtaattgggaaaaaatatAGAGTAAATTAATTCACTTTGGCCAAAATCTTTCGATACAACTATACGCCAAACTGAGCTATGGTCAGTGGATTGGAACAATGGCTGGACCACCTGCCACCTACCAcctgtcagctaaatgtaaaatgtaatttaatggatccaggttgcccatcgctGGGACAGGTTAGTGAGCACTGCAGCAAGGAAACATGAAGCTCACCTGGTTAGACAGGTGAGGAGGAACTGTGTGCAGGACCTCCCCACGGGGGTTCTGGTCTTGCAGTGGTGATCGTAGTTCTGGTTCTGGTAGTGTTGGAACAGGTTCAGTTCCTCCAGGTCCAGTCTCCACTCCCGCAGGACGTGCTCGGGCAGGCACGCCGAGGTTTCTGGGAAATCCACGTCTCTGACGGCCCTCGTCATCTCACAGTTCTTCAGCTGCTCGCTCTCAAGGCGGAACATGTTCCACACACACCGCCTGGTTTGGGTATATGGTATGTTTTCGagtacacaggcatgcatgcatgtgcgcatgcacgcgcgcacgcacacacacacgcacgcacgcacgcacgcacgcacacagtcatacacgcacgtgcatacacacacacagtcatatgcgtgcacacgcacacacacacagttatacacccgtgcatacacacacacacacacacacacacacataactctcACATCAGGGAAAGTAGAATGTTTGCATTTGTGAATTTGTTCTCCCTGATCTGCCaatcacaaacacaagcataccAGTGACAGTGATCAAGTACagacaacagcaacacacatacacacgcacacgcacacacacacacacacacacacacacacacacacacacacacacacacacacacacacacacacacacacacacacactctaaaaacattttgtgaagTGTTGCTATAATGTGCATGTTGAGTGAAGTTCTATCTATTTTTAGTTCTTGATCGTAATTAGTATTCACTGTTGTTGATGTGTACAGAACTTCTCATAAGGCAGCAAAACTAATTGCACTCTGGGGACATCACATGTAAAGCTAACTTTAAAATCCTTGAGATCAAGCGGGCTTACTTTTGTCATAAATATGTTGCAcgaaaaagtaataataatagtggGAGATTGTCGATGTTgcctgactttcaaatctctgttcgagacttggtctgacccctTGCATAACGatgaacgtttcccaaacggcatggttgacttgCCTCCCACATTTTGCTAAGGATCAAGGCCAGAAAAGTCTGTGCCAAAGCTTAAACCAAAAGAtcttcttagtcccaatagaacgtctctactaaaaccatgtcactgccttgaacacgcctctacccagggccattggagctgctcaaagttgattggtttgAGGTTCACAcgtgtcgctgctagttactcactcagcgagtgaagtcaatagaatgtctatgtgttccagcgagacgaggaggcgagttggcgaggagtgtacaagcgatgcgatgtgggcggattccgagtttaaaatattttaacttcgagcgaggcgagtaagcgagtaaccaattggaatgcagagttcagttAACTGATAGAACTTCTcgcttgtgcattggcagttaaagccatgGGAACGTTTAGCGAATGTTCCACAAGTGAGTtagcgagagagcgagaagcgagtattgtatgtgaacgaggctttaggcCGGGTCTGACTCCATCATGTCTATGGGCATGTGGTCTGACCTGAGGACCTCCAGGGGGGCCAGGACACCGCTGGCGATGGAGGCCGACGTGGAGTCCCTCATCTGGGCCAGCAGGATGTTCACCGCCCAGCACACCCTCAGCAGCACGTCCACCAGCATGGAGCCATAATACAGAGCCTGGTGCACAGACacgcatgggcacgcacacacacacagacatacataggcacgcacggacacacacacacacacacacacacacacacacacacacacacacacacacacacacacacacacacacacacacacatgcacacaggcacatacactgaaagcgagagagagagaaagtgtgtgtgtgtgtgtgtgtgtgtgtgtgtgtgtgtgtgtgtgtgtgtgtgtgtgtgtgtgtgtgtgtgtgtgtgagaggtaaagggcgggttatgcttcctacttgtgccacagagtgagcttgtcgcagccatgatgcagttaattttggtttatgccctgttttgaagcacggtctgcgcgatgtcattccacgctgaaactgccttcaatacaaagagtaaactagacgtgtcggttgttttttagcatcacagactcgacgagaatgaaaatgaaacattaaatctttatatcacgtgcatgtttgatcgcactggcagccacagtggtagtttggaacaaagaagtggctcatttgtcgaggacgaagcggaatgtttcctcgacctcggaaccactgttcaactgtccaaataacttcagcgtcgtaacttgcaagcgcatgtgttgtctttggttcgtgtaaataaatcaaacaacaaagcacgggcaacttattcaatgaagagctcacagtccgtagaccgacgaagaacaaggaagtagcgcttgttctcgactcgaggacagagcaggctggtcgagaggaccaatcagagacctattttcgccctttcacgccgtcgctccctgcgtcgagacacaattttggggaggtgccccagagtacctgcgtgatggggggggcttcactacgttaactgcgcggctcactgcattacgacgcagggacgctggactggaggcataaaccacccttaagtgtacgtgtgtgtgtgtgtgtgtgtgtgtgtgtgtgtgtgtgtgtgtacacgtgcttgcgtgcatgattGCGTGAAtgcgttcgtgtttgtgtgtgtgtgtgtgtgtgtgtgtgtgtgtgtgtgtgtgtgtgtgctatacctCGTGTGTGTAGAGCAGTTCCTTCCTCAGTAGGCCATGGCCCTGCAGTAGAGTCCAGTCCATCAGCAGGTCCCAgctcacacacaccagcacgctgAAACAGGTGGAGACCgcccacaggtacacacaaacgTTCACCTCCCACACCTGGCCCAGTTGCactgtggtgcacacacacacacacgcatgcgcacgcacacacacacacacacacacacacacacacacacacacacacacacacacgatttgctATACTGCTTTATTACATGATATTGCACTTAGATGATGCTGTTATCCAAATCGACATACAGTTATTTAGGTTTAGGCATATGGTAATGCTCAGTCTCTGGAGCTATGTGGGCTTaggtgctcaagggcacgtcgTGGACAATTTTGAATTCGAACGTGCAAAATGTGATTCCAAAAATACTAGTCTTCCCAATACTATtacaatagtaggcctatacactttGACATGGCTCCAAAACAACACCTTATGGcagcactaggggtgtaaataatcatcGACATGTATCAATATattgcgatataatctgacgattgaatcgaatcgcatcatatcAAATAATatatcaaatcgctggcccctgcacAATGCCCTacctccataacataatagaagtggaaaagtaatcgaaaaaaaatgtaatcgaaTTGAatagtattgtatcgtatcgtggagcattcttaagtaaaataattgaatcgcatcgAATAATTAGATATCattattgaatcgtatcgtcatggaagctgtgatttataGTTCTACCTCTGGCTCTGTTGTAGAGGCCGGCGAACATGACCATGAGGAAGACGGTGGAGTATTTGCCAGCGTTGAGCAGGTGAATGATGTCTCTGGTGTCCCAGAACTGCCGGAGGCACTGCACCAATCGCAGCCAGGGAGGGAGGCACTGGATCAGGCAGGTGACGGCCAGAGAAGATACCTGCTCTGGAGCACGACAGAAAGACACCAATCAAGTCACATCTTTGCACACCTATAGACGGACCTTGGCTACTtcacaatgtcaagtgttcttgcCTTGCTAAGAAGTGAAActcctggtgattggatactctgcgaagttcaccaaagagtatccaatcactgggcgttttcacgtcctagcaaggctagaacactgggcattgagatagAGCCATTAAGTCTTTGGAAAGCAAAATGTCTGCCAGAAATGCGAGTTCCAGCCAGGTTGCAGTAATTGATTTGCTGATCTCAATGTGGAGACCTCTAACTAATTAGGGGAATCACATGTGCTGGGAATGtaatcagaaagtaaaaaccttcTACTTATTTGTGGCTATCTTTTCTGGGCTTGAGGTGTGTGGTTAAGTACAAAATCTGCAACCTTTACAGTAAAAGCAGTGACTGGGTTGTGCACAAACAGTACAAATGTGTAGAATAAATGCAAAGGGTTCATCCACAATTTACTTAATCTGCATGCAATTAGAATAGAGTAGGCCTTCTTGAAGAGCACTTGCTGTAAACCAATATTTCACCAAAGCGCCTCACTTTACAATAAAATACCGAACAGTCTGCATTGTCGGTCACGGTCACAAAAGAGCACTTGCTGTAAACCAATATTCGACCAAAGTGCCTCACTTTACAGTAAAATACTGCACAGTCTGCATTGTCGGTCACAGCTCACCGGCGGGCAGGTAGTCTGACGTGTCACTTCCTGTGTTGCCATAGGAACAGAAGAGATGCCACAGGTCCAGTAGCAGTGGGCTCAGGCTGTTGAGCTGGTCGGAGAGCCAGCAATCAGCAAACGCCACAGGCCACAGAGGAGCAGTGACCACCCGCAGCTGGTCACgcacaggagagagaagagaatgttgTATGTCACTCGCTTTCATTACAGAGTTTGACATTATAACAAGCAGTAATAAGAGGAATACATATCATACAAACTACAGAAAGTACACTTGTCCTATTACGTGTAACAATAACTCTATTGACACCATACACCATAGAAGAGATGAGAGTagcagaggagaagggaagagaagagaagagaagagaagagaagagaagagaagagaagacaagagaagagaagagaagagaagagaacgcaaaagaagagaagagaagagaagagaacagaagagaagagaagagaagagaagtgaacgGAAGTAAAATACAACGAGGCATTGATGAGAAATAATTAATCTCAAAGGCAGATATGAGTCAGACCTTGATCGTCACGGACCATTACCCACTACATGTTGAAAGAGAGCTAGACCCCTGATATCCTTTAATTGCCTAGCGGACACCGCCTAGGGATAATAGTGATGCTGCTATTAtatgttgtattttttttattgtggtaCAGACATAATGATTCATTTTTTGACTTGATGTGAACGACTAACATGTGCACCACATCAAAACATTAGTCATTATGTTTgcgccacaacaacaacaacaaaaaaacaatgatttgagtgctccagtcatctctaaCCTGCTGTTTCTGAAATGAAATAGCCTTATTTTACAAGGTTACAGTCCCAGGCTTTGAGTTGTAAGATACATCCCTTTTCCACTGGGAAGAATGGATTCATGTAGGCTGTATGCCTTGAGCTAGCATACTGtatctatactatactatactatactaataCTGTATCTGGACCTgattttttttatgtattttctgATGTCTTTAAATGCTCAAAGTATTTAGCTTAGCACAACCTCCATCTAAtttgttctcttttctttctctctctctctctctctctgtctctctctctctctctctctctctctctctctctctctctctctctcacaccctcaaacacttttcttctctttccttcattctctctgtctctgtctctgtctctctgtctctctgtcgctctctctctctctctctgtgtgagtctCTCACCAGGACGTCCCGTAGCCAGCGCCGGGCGTGGGGGTagcaggtgggggtggggttgaggagcaggagcaggaggaggcagTGCAGCAGCACGGGGGGCAACAGAGGGGGCATGGTCACCAAGGGGGGGCACAGGCACGCCAGCACGCTGCAGCACCAGCACACGCCCAGAGCCCCCGCCACCTGCAGCACAAGGGGCCACACAGAGATGGGCACCATCACATCACGGGAAAAAGCCTGCACACTGGCACTGCaacagggctcgaaattaacaccagccaaccggccaaatgctggtgaaatttcagtttggcttgtacaaaagaccaacttactagcctgTGACCCATTAGTTAGTGAGTGTGTATagcaagattaacatctactagtaattttggctgctggtgaaaaaagttaatttagggccctgcactGTAATATTGTGACCAATATTGTGCAATATGGGGTTGACACAGGCAGGAGCAGGAGGCGTGGTCACATCATGGGTAAAACATGGCCATGCACAGATAACAGATAacagtaaacatacagtacatttagtgGCACACACCTGGCAACTGGATAACACACAGCGGTGGTCATTGACACAGGTCATAATATCCCCAACACAATGGTCAGACAGGCCATGAAGTTATCTAGTATGAAGATTCTGGAAGATGTTATCAACTGTTATAGTTACATACTTCAGACACATCAGACCATCAGACAGAGTTATTACAATTTTACAGTGCAGTCACTGCAGTCATAATTTACAGCTCCTTTTTACTTGTAACAGGTAACCCAAAGACATTTTGAGAATTAGAGGTGACTGGACTGAAAAACAGGGGATTTGAAATTCTAATCATAGTCCTCATAGTTCACAGAATCTACTTACGGCAGCAAATGATTCACTAAATGCTTTCAGTATTTATGACAGTGAGCTAAAGTGCAGCTGATCTTTGTTGACACCTAAGAGCAATTTGTGCACCGCTACTCATTtgtaagcagggccgctgacagctttaacttggcctgggacaaaatcatctgaaagggatcCCTCCTAATAATATTAGGAATATTAGTAATATGTATATCATATAATACGCACACAATTCTGAGCCCTCAATCTTACTGGGCCTGGGCCAACTGACCGTTTTGTCCTCCCACTTTCGGTGTACCTGTTAGTAAGTGGCATCATCCCTGAAGAGTATAGGTCGAACTTCCTGTGTCAAAATGCTATATAACCTATAGCATAGTGGCCCTGGTTCACCCAAAATAGATAATGCTAACCCGGGAAACATGGTTCGTTCATGATATCCATTTTGTCCAGGAATGTAGCATAGCCACGAGAGTTCACTTTCAAATTTCAGGTTGTTCCTCTACCTCTCAACATCCTATGATAATGGAATTCATGAAGCGTGG includes the following:
- the LOC134446070 gene encoding solute carrier family 53 member 1-like — protein: MRDSTSASIASGVLAPLEVLRRCVWNMFRLESEQLKNCEMTRAVRDVDFPETSACLPEHVLREWRLDLEELNLFQHYQNQNYDHHCKTRTPVGRSCTQFLLTCLTRVEGDTLSVEDTEKLWLKCVKSGEELAHL